The proteins below are encoded in one region of Populus alba chromosome 2, ASM523922v2, whole genome shotgun sequence:
- the LOC140955270 gene encoding uncharacterized protein — MAVFMEFRVTMQFRVNQKVEIRTKESGFHGSWMRATVIDSSKQSYHVQYENLLQLEDGAEKLVEVVTLTPTNTVSSTRLRPLPPMVSFGVFDLSYGLCVDVYDKRSWLEGVIFDHEDGSNERVVLLLESGGERKIKIESLRIGQEWDVFTGVWKLKGTWPLIGLFEGCEKDQSVLYGTRMIVDSIPRENPLIDHEGGGMVMNAVDSDDVVLANSDKDSCNRVDMVTDCKRMDVVDSDGVFKDGSQVVITSKNPATGDYMSIGDSNGEGLWGANGKRLGKRGRKSAQKGFRWVPAGPDLLPAAEFCPGAITRYASHGNQRPPEPLLIDVRKHLAYVGWKIECKKYCSAYKFRYTSPDGSKTYFSLRLLCLDMRDPTTENSSLISQDLINDVKKSSGIDYPRKSKRMDEFSQFPSRADSQGRNDDVGLLGDSELRHQQDQNASLPRPRREKTIGTLKKLRDYQKSNQEQNASPLKRRRGEVIETLEKPRDGQKRQSSRTAMQEVTPRSSKCKPRCALSWMIDNNLVSLGEKVSYRASKGPGELTRGRITREGIECNCCQKIFTLTGFESHAGSTNHRPAANIILEDGRSLLDCQRKKKPRIKMQRVTREAKWKGRQNQHQGETDYICSVCHDGGDLIVCDHCPSTFHKNCVGLEDIPEGEWFCPPCCCGICGENKFKYNVQEPKDSRLLSCDQCERKYHIGCLRNKVVKLKRKDPKDSWFCSNKCEDIFIGLQTLLGKSVVVGPDNLTWTLWKFMESDSCDVEAPTGKHSKLDLAVEVIHECFEPATETYTGRDIAEDVIFSRECNLNRLNFRGFYTVLLERNDELIAVANVRVFGDKVAEIPLVGTRFLFRRLGMCKILMDELETQLMNLGVERLMLPAVPSVLDTWINGFGFSKLTDAEKMQYLDRTFLDFPGTIKCQKVLL; from the coding sequence ATGGCGGTGTTTATGGAATTTAGAGTCACAATGCAGTTTAGGGTAAACCAAAAGGTTGAGATTAGAACTAAAGAAAGTGGTTTTCATGGTTCATGGATGAGAGCCACAGTTATTGATTCAAGCAAGCAATCTTATCACGTCCAATACGAAAATTTGCTTCAACTGGAAGATGGTGCTGAAAAACTAGTGGAAGTTGTTACCTTGACACCCACTAATACTGTTTCTTCTACCCGGTTAAGGCCATTGCCGCCAATGGTCAGTTTTGGGGTCTTTGATTTGTCTTATGGGCTGTGTGTGGATGTTTATGATAAGAGATCTTGGTTGGAAGGTGTGATCTTTGATCATGAAGATGGTTCTAATGAGAGGGTTGTTCTTTTGCTAGAATCTGGGGGAGAGAGAAAGATAAAGATTGAGTCTTTAAGGATTGGTCAAGAATGGGATGTGTTTACTGGGGTTTGGAAGCTTAAGGGAACATGGCCATTAATTGGGTTATTCGAGGGGTGTGAGAAAGATCAATCGGTTCTTTACGGGACTCGTATGATTGTTGATTCAATTCCTAGGGAAAATCCATTGATTGATCATGAGGGTGGTGGGATGGTAATGAATGCAGTTGATTCCGATGATGTGGTTTTGGCAAACTCTGATAAGGACTCATGCAATAGGGTTGATATGGTGACTGATTGTAAGAGAATGGACGTTGTGGATTCTGATGGGGTTTTCAAAGATGGTTCTCAGGTTGTTATTACTAGTAAGAATCCGGCTACTGGGGACTATATGTCGATCGGTGATTCTAATGGTGAAGGATTATGGGGTGCTAATGGGAAAAGGCTTggaaagagagggagaaagTCAGCGCAGAAAGGCTTTAGGTGGGTTCCTGCTGGTCCTGACCTGTTACCTGCAGCTGAGTTCTGTCCTGGTGCCATCACAAGATATGCTTCTCATGGCAATCAACGGCCTCCGGAACCCCTTTTGATAGATGTTAGGAAGCACCTTGCATATGTTGGCTGGAAAATTGAGTGCAAGAAATATTGCAGCGCATACAAATTTCGGTATACTTCACCAGATGGTAGCAAGACTTACTTTTCTCTCCGCCTGCTTTGTCTGGATATGAGGGATCCTACAACTGAGAACTCTTCTCTAATTTCCCAAGACTTGATCAACGATGTTAAGAAGTCCTCTGGCATCGACTATCCTAGAAAGAGTAAGAGAATGGATGAGTTCTCGCAGTTTCCATCTAGAGCTGATTCTCAGGGAAGAAATGATGATGTTGGGTTATTAGGTGATTCTGAGCTGAGGCACCAGCAGGATCAAAATGCCAGTCTTCCGAGGCCAAGGAGAGAAAAGACAATTGGAACTCTAAAGAAGCTTAGAGATTATCAGAAAagtaatcaagaacaaaatgcCAGTCCTCTAAAGCGAAGGAGAGGAGAGGTAATTGAAACTCTAGAGAAACCAAGGGATGGTCAGAAACGACAATCAAGCAGAACAGCAATGCAGGAAGTGACTCCAAGGTCCTCAAAATGCAAACCTCGTTGTGCCTTATCTTGGATGATTGACAACAATTTGGTGTCGCTGGGGGAAAAAGTGAGTTATCGTGCAAGCAAGGGCCCCGGTGAATTGACAAGAGGGAGGATAACTCGTGAGGGGATTGAATGCAACTGCTGCCAGAAGATTTTTACTCTCACTGGCTTTGAATCTCATGCTGGAAGCACCAATCACAGACCAGCTGCCAATATAATATTGGAAGATGGCAGGAGCTTGTTAGATTgccaaagaaagaagaaacccCGGATTAAGATGCAAAGGGTCACGAGAGAGGCTAAGTGGAAAGGGAGACAAAATCAACATCAAGGTGAGACTGACTACATTTGTTCTGTTTGTCATGATGGAGGCGATTTAATTGTATGCGATCATTGCCCATCTACATTCCACAAGAATTGCGTTGGTTTGGAGGATATTCCAGAAGGGGAATGGTTCTGCCCACCTTGCTGTTGTGGTATCTGTGgtgaaaacaaattcaagtaCAATGTTCAGGAACCTAAAGATTCTCGTCTTCTCAGTTGCGATCAATGTGAGCGTAAATATCACATTGGATGCTTAAGAAACAAAGTAGTTAAGTTGAAAAGGAAAGATCCCAAGGATAGTTGGTTTTGCAGCAACAAGTGCGAAGATATATTTATAGGCCTTCAAACGCTGTTGGGAAAATCAGTTGTAGTAGGTCCAGATAATCTCACTTGGACATTGTGGAAGTTTATGGAGTCTGATAGCTGTGATGTTGAGGCCCCGACAGGAAAGCACAGCAAACTTGATCTTGCTGTTGAGGTGATTCATGAATGCTTTGAACCAGCCACTGAAACTTACACAGGAAGAGACATTGCCGAAGATGTTATTTTTAGCAGAGAATGTAACCTAAATCGCTTGAACTTTAGGGGATTCTACACAGTGCTTCTTGAAAGAAACGATGAGCTAATAGCTGTGGCTAATGTGAGGGTTTTCGGAGATAAGGTGGCAGAGATTCCTCTTGTTGGTACCAGGTTTCTGTTCCGTAGGCTTGGAATGTGTAAGATATTGATGGATGAGCTCGAAACGCAACTCATGAATTTGGGAGTGGAGAGGTTAATGCTGCCTGCTGTTCCTAGTGTGCTCGACACCTGGATAAATGGTTTTGGGTTCTCAAAGCTGACAGATGCCGAGAAGATGCAATATTTAGACCGCACTTTTCTGGATTTTCCAGGCACTATCAAGTGCCAGAAAGTGTTATTGTAG
- the LOC118035806 gene encoding F-box/kelch-repeat protein At5g43190 — protein sequence MTPKSLQSPSRLPEMDPAIWSRLPEELLEHVLSCLPLKTFLNLRSTCKRFKSLTFSPSFMSKHTTRGSPFSSFLLLSHPQFYHQYPLYDSIIGSWRHLALSLSFLLPVTGSNGSPSCSLLSSSNGLFCFSLPSSKSFLVCNFLAKSSRIVEFPSYPFAFESLAFVSMPFGYKIFVLCSKFSSNSVFVYDSRVHSWQKFDRFEPILGDNYRQEGVFFNGSLYFTTSEPFSIVCFDLESGRWERLDNELPGDLTFVRLVSDGENKLYLIGGVGRNGISRSMKLWELGGGRNWIEAESLPELMCKKFVSVCYHNYERVYCFWHQGMICVCCYTWPEILYCKVSKRTWHWLPKCPSLPEKWSCGFRWFSFVPELYATV from the coding sequence ATGACGCCAAAGAGTCTACAGTCTCCATCAAGGTTACCCGAAATGGATCCTGCAATCTGGAGCCGTCTACCGGAGGAGTTACTGGAGCATGTTCTATCTTGCCTACCTTTAAAAACTTTCTTGAATTTGAGATCAACTTGCAAGCGTTTCAAGTCTCTTACGTTTTCTCCCTCTTTCATGTCCAAACACACGACTCGTGGCTCtcctttctcttcctttctcttgcTTTCTCACCCTCAGTTTTACCACCAGTACCCTTTATATGATTCTATCATTGGCTCCTGGCGCCACTTAGCTTTATCACTGTCTTTTTTGCTACCCGTTACCGGTTCTAATGGCTCCCCATCTTGTTCTCTTCTTTCATCATCTAACGGGCtcttttgtttctctcttcCTAGTTCAAAGTCTTTTCTTGTGTGCAACTTCTTGGCTAAATCTTCAAGGATTGTTGAATTCCCAAGTTACccttttgcttttgagtcaCTTGCCTTCGTGTCAATGCCATTTGGGTACAAGATTTTTGTGCTATGCTCTAAGTTCTCTTCCAATTCTGTTTTTGTTTACGATTCCAGAGTTCATTCTTGGCAAAAGTTTGATCGCTTTGAGCCAATTTTAGGCGATAATTATCGTCAAGAAGGCGTGTTCTTTAATGGGTCATTGTATTTTACCACCTCCGAGCCATTTTCTATAGTGTGCTTCGATTTGGAGAGTGGTAGGTGGGAGCGATTAGACAACGAATTGCCAGGGGACCTAACATTTGTTAGGTTGGTGAGTGATGGTGAAAATAAGCTGTATTTGATTGGTGGGGTTGGGAGAAATGGGATTTCAAGGAGCATGAAATTGTGGGAATTGGGTGGTGGAAGGAACTGGATTGAAGCTGAAAGCTTGCCTGAACTGATGTGTAAGAAGTTTGTTTCAGTATGTTACCACAACTATGAGCGTGTTTATTGCTTTTGGCATCAGGGGATGATCTGTGTCTGCTGCTATACTTGGCCAGAGATATTGTATTGCAAGGTGTCAAAGAGGACTTGGCATTGGCTCCCTAAATGTCCTTCGTTGCCTGAGAAGTGGAGCTGTGGCTTCAGGTGGTTTTCTTTTGTTCCAGAGTTGTATGCTACAGTTTAA
- the LOC118035807 gene encoding uncharacterized protein, producing MDMERKNSANFTYMGRSISELSVNDDSLAFSDCNSDKSGEFPASASQSRRLLLSCAADNSDDLIRQLVSDLESCSIDEQKQAAMEIRLLAKNKPENRLKIAKAGAIKPLISLISSSDSQLQEYGVTAILNLSLCDENKGLIASSGAIKPLVRALKTGTSTAKENAACALLRLSQMEENKVAIGRSGAIPLLVCLLETGGFRGKKDSATALYLLCSVKENKIRAVQAGIMKPLVELMADFESNMVDKSAFVLSMLVTVPEAKTAVVEEAGIPVLVEIVEVGSQRQKEIAVSILLQICEDNMVYCSMVAREGAIPPLVALSQSGTHRAKQKAEALIELLRQLRSGNAAAKTSDVSV from the exons ATGGATATGGAGAGGAAGAATTCTGCTAATTTCACGTATATGGGGAGGAGCATTAGTGAATTGAGTGTTAACGACGATTCCTTAGCTTTCAGTGACTGTAACAGCGACAAATCCGGAGAGTTCCCTGCTTCGGCGTCTCAGAGTCGAAGATTATTACTATCCTGTGCAGCGGATAATTCCGATGATCTGATACGCCAACTGGTATCGGATCTTGAGTCCTGTTCGATTGACGAGCAAAAACAAGCTGCCATGGAGATCAGACTCCTTGCCAAGAACAAACCAGAGAATCGCCTCAAAATCGCTAAAGCTGGTGCAATCAAGCCTTTAATTTCGCTAATTTCATCGTCTGATTCTCAGCTTCAAGAGTACGGTGTCACTGCTATTTTGAATCTATCACTCTGTGATGAGAATAAAGGATTGATAGCTTCATCAGGCGCGATTAAGCCATTGGTTAGGGCTCTGAAAACAGGGACATCGACGGCGAAAGAGAACGCTGCGTGTGCTTTACTTCGTTTATCACAAATGGAAGAGAATAAAGTCGCAATCGGCCGGTCAGGAGCGATTCCTCTTCTGGTATGCCTGCTCGAAACCGGAGGATTTCGCGGGAAAAAAGATTCAGCAACTGCTTTATATTTGCTGTGCTCGGTTAAGGAGAATAAAATCAGGGCCGTCCAAGCTGGGATCATGAAGCCACTAGTGGAGCTAATGGCTGATTTCGAGTCAAACATGGTGGACAAGTCAGCGTTTGTTTTGAGCATGTTGGTTACGGTTCCTGAAGCGAAAACCGCAGTTGTTGAAGAAGCAGGGATTCCAGTTCTGGTAGAGATTGTTGAAGTTGGGTCCCAGAGGCAAAAGGAGATTGCGGTTTCGATACTGTTGCAGATTTGTGAAGATAACATGGTGTATTGCTCTATGGTTGCTCGAGAAGGAGCGATTCCTCCCTTGGTGGCTTTGTCACAATCCGGCACTCATCGTGCCAAGCAGAAG GCGGAGGCATTGATAGAGCTTCTACGGCAACTAAGATCCGGTAACGCCGCTGCTAAAACGTCAGATGTGTCAGTATGA